The following coding sequences lie in one Enterococcus sp. 9E7_DIV0242 genomic window:
- a CDS encoding sugar-binding transcriptional regulator, whose translation MNDKRKKLLAKVAYLYYVDNKTQAEISKMLGIYRTTISRMLAQAKREGIVKIDILGFDSTLFALEEYFRKKYDLLHVDISMNNQYDTEDAKNEALADSAADFIRAIITDNQKVGISWGSTLSKMIEKLESRHVENTIFFPLAGGPSHINSRYHVNTLVYEMARKFYGKSSFVNATVVQESEKLAQGILQSKYFEDTLEYWQTLDVAIVGVGGSLDESDSQWRDLLTKEDYYILEREQAIGECSCRFFDREGNLVHSELQKRTIGISLEKIAQVSKSVAIARGSKKAQALLAMIRKKYINCLVSDRETIIEILQLDNDYSF comes from the coding sequence ATGAACGATAAGAGAAAAAAACTGTTGGCGAAGGTAGCTTATCTTTATTATGTCGATAATAAAACACAAGCTGAAATTTCAAAAATGTTGGGTATTTATCGAACAACGATCAGCCGCATGCTGGCTCAGGCGAAGCGAGAAGGCATCGTAAAAATCGATATTTTAGGATTTGACTCCACTCTTTTTGCTTTAGAAGAATATTTTAGAAAAAAATATGATTTACTCCATGTTGATATCTCGATGAATAATCAATATGACACTGAGGACGCGAAGAATGAGGCCTTGGCTGATTCGGCAGCTGATTTTATTCGAGCTATCATTACGGATAATCAAAAGGTTGGTATCTCATGGGGCTCTACTTTAAGTAAAATGATTGAAAAGCTGGAAAGTAGGCACGTAGAAAATACCATCTTTTTTCCTTTAGCGGGAGGCCCAAGTCACATCAATTCAAGGTATCACGTAAATACATTAGTCTATGAGATGGCCAGAAAATTTTATGGCAAGAGTTCTTTTGTAAACGCAACGGTCGTACAAGAATCAGAAAAGCTGGCACAGGGAATCCTTCAGTCCAAGTATTTTGAAGATACGCTTGAGTATTGGCAAACTCTGGATGTCGCTATAGTTGGTGTAGGTGGCAGCTTGGATGAAAGCGATAGCCAATGGCGGGATTTGTTAACAAAAGAGGATTACTATATTTTAGAAAGGGAGCAGGCTATTGGTGAATGCTCCTGTCGCTTTTTTGATCGCGAAGGCAATCTAGTTCACAGCGAGCTGCAAAAGAGGACGATCGGAATATCGTTGGAAAAAATAGCTCAGGTTTCAAAATCTGTGGCTATAGCTAGAGGTTCTAAAAAAGCCCAAGCTCTACTAGCAATGATTCGAAAAAAGTACATTAATTGTTTGGTGAGCGATAGGGAAACAATCATTGAAATATTGCAGCTAGATAATGACTACTCATTTTAA
- the tkt gene encoding transketolase — protein sequence MFDTIDELGVNTLRTLSIDAIQAANSGHPGLPMGAAPIAYALWTKHLKVNPKTSTKWVDRDRFVLSAGHGSALLYSLLYCSGYNVTMEDLKSFRQWGSKTPGHPEVHHTDGVEATTGPLGQGIAMAVGMAMAEAHLAATYNRQNHAIIDHHTYALCGDGDLMEGVSQEAASMAGHMKLGKLVVLYDSNDISLDGPTSKAFTENVGGRFEAYGWQHILVKDGNNLEAISKAIEAAKAETEKPTLIEVKTVIGYGAPNQGTSAVHGAPLGAEGISTAKATYGWEQPAFSVPEAAKQRFTETMIEEGERAEAAWRERFNAYAEEYPELAQQITQAFSGELPADWAAELPHYEVGTSQASRVSSKEMIQALSKAVPYFWGGSADLSGSNNTMVAAEKDFEPGRYEGRNIWFGVREFAMAAAMNGIQLHGGTKVYGGTFFVFTDYLRPAVRLSALQQAPVVYVLTHDSVAVGEDGPTHEPIEQLASLRCMPNVQVIRPADGNETRAAWRIAMKTADKPTVLVLSRQNLPVIEGTNEAADVTVEKGGYVISSQKGEMPEGILIATGSEVTLAIETQKALAKEGKDVSVVSLPSFDLFEKQPDSYKEAVLPKAVKKRVSIEMASGFGWERYVGSEGAIISIDRFGTSAPGDTIIKEYGFTVEMVKAAYNKII from the coding sequence ATGTTTGATACAATTGACGAACTAGGAGTTAATACACTACGAACATTAAGCATTGATGCGATCCAAGCTGCTAATTCTGGTCATCCTGGGCTGCCTATGGGAGCAGCTCCAATCGCTTATGCTTTATGGACCAAGCACTTGAAAGTGAACCCGAAGACTTCAACGAAATGGGTCGATCGGGACCGTTTTGTTTTATCGGCTGGACATGGCTCGGCTTTGCTTTATAGTTTGCTGTACTGCTCAGGGTATAATGTCACAATGGAGGATTTAAAAAGCTTCCGTCAATGGGGGAGTAAAACACCTGGGCATCCGGAGGTTCATCATACGGATGGCGTTGAAGCTACGACTGGACCATTGGGGCAAGGAATCGCAATGGCTGTCGGTATGGCAATGGCTGAAGCGCATTTAGCTGCAACCTATAACAGACAAAATCATGCGATTATCGATCATCACACCTATGCGTTATGTGGTGATGGCGATTTGATGGAAGGCGTTTCTCAGGAGGCGGCTTCAATGGCAGGACATATGAAGCTAGGAAAGCTGGTCGTTCTTTATGATTCTAATGATATTTCATTGGATGGGCCGACGTCTAAAGCCTTTACTGAGAATGTAGGGGGACGATTTGAAGCGTATGGGTGGCAGCATATCCTTGTAAAGGATGGCAACAACCTTGAAGCTATTTCAAAAGCGATCGAGGCAGCTAAGGCTGAAACGGAGAAGCCGACATTGATCGAGGTAAAAACTGTTATTGGCTATGGCGCACCAAATCAAGGGACATCAGCGGTTCATGGAGCACCCTTGGGGGCTGAAGGGATTTCAACAGCGAAAGCGACCTATGGCTGGGAGCAACCGGCGTTCTCAGTGCCGGAAGCGGCGAAGCAGCGCTTCACTGAGACTATGATCGAAGAAGGGGAGCGAGCGGAAGCAGCTTGGCGGGAGCGGTTCAACGCGTATGCAGAGGAGTATCCTGAGCTGGCACAGCAGATCACTCAAGCGTTTTCCGGAGAGCTTCCTGCTGATTGGGCGGCTGAATTACCTCACTATGAAGTAGGCACTAGCCAGGCCAGTCGGGTTTCCAGTAAAGAAATGATTCAGGCGTTATCAAAAGCTGTTCCTTATTTTTGGGGTGGCTCTGCCGATCTTTCAGGCTCGAACAATACGATGGTCGCAGCAGAAAAGGATTTTGAGCCCGGACGATATGAAGGACGCAACATTTGGTTTGGTGTTCGTGAGTTTGCGATGGCTGCAGCAATGAATGGGATTCAGCTGCATGGTGGCACAAAAGTGTATGGCGGAACATTTTTCGTGTTTACAGATTACTTGCGTCCAGCTGTTCGTCTGTCCGCGCTTCAGCAGGCTCCAGTAGTTTATGTTTTGACTCATGATTCAGTTGCAGTAGGAGAGGATGGACCTACTCATGAGCCAATCGAGCAATTGGCGAGCTTGCGGTGTATGCCGAATGTACAGGTCATTCGTCCTGCTGATGGCAATGAAACTAGAGCAGCATGGAGGATTGCGATGAAAACTGCTGACAAGCCAACTGTATTGGTTCTGAGTCGTCAGAATCTTCCTGTTATTGAAGGAACGAATGAAGCTGCTGATGTGACTGTCGAAAAAGGCGGGTATGTGATTTCATCTCAAAAAGGTGAGATGCCGGAAGGGATTTTGATTGCTACCGGTTCAGAAGTCACTTTGGCGATCGAGACACAAAAAGCATTGGCAAAAGAAGGCAAAGATGTTTCTGTCGTTTCTTTACCAAGCTTTGATTTATTTGAGAAACAGCCTGACAGTTATAAAGAAGCTGTACTTCCAAAAGCTGTCAAAAAGCGTGTATCCATTGAGATGGCATCTGGCTTTGGCTGGGAACGTTATGTCGGTAGTGAAGGGGCGATTATATCGATTGATCGCTTTGGTACTAGTGCACCAGGGGATACGATCATTAAAGAGTACGGCTTTACTGTGGAGATGGTAAAAGCTGCTTATAATAAAATTATATAA